The following coding sequences lie in one Streptomyces venezuelae genomic window:
- a CDS encoding PhoH family protein, translating to MVNSTKRRMPDRRTYVLDTSVLLADPNALTRFDEHEVVLPIVVVTELEAKRHHPELGYFARQALRLLDDFRIRHGRLDAPIPIGDLGGSLRVELNHSDPGVLPAGYRLGDNDSRILAVARNLQAEGYDVTVVSKDLPLRIKASSVGLLAEEYRAELAITDSGWTGMSELTLSAEQVDLLFEEDTLYVPEASELPVHTGLTIQSERGKALGRVTAEGNVRLVRGDREAFGLKGRSAEQRVALDLLLDPDVGIVSMGGRAGTGKSALALCAGLEAVLERRQHQKVMVFRPLYAVGGQELGYLPGTEAEKMGPWAQAVFDTLGSVAGKEVIEEVTARGMLEVLPLTHIRGRSLHDAFVIVDEAQSLERNVLLTVLSRIGANSRVVLTHDVAQRDNLRVGRYDGVVAVVEKLKGHPLFAHVTLTRSERSQIAALVTEMLEDGHI from the coding sequence GTGGTGAACAGCACAAAGCGCCGCATGCCCGACAGGCGCACCTACGTTCTCGACACCAGCGTCCTGCTGGCCGACCCGAATGCCCTGACCCGCTTCGACGAGCACGAAGTCGTGCTGCCGATCGTCGTGGTGACGGAGCTGGAGGCCAAGCGGCACCACCCGGAGCTCGGTTACTTCGCCCGGCAGGCGCTGCGCCTGCTGGACGACTTCCGTATCCGGCACGGCCGCCTGGACGCCCCGATCCCCATCGGGGACCTGGGCGGCTCGCTGCGCGTCGAGCTCAACCACTCCGATCCCGGCGTGCTCCCGGCCGGCTACCGGTTGGGGGACAACGACTCACGGATTCTCGCCGTAGCACGCAATCTCCAGGCGGAGGGGTACGACGTCACGGTCGTCTCCAAGGACCTGCCGCTCAGAATCAAGGCGTCGTCGGTGGGCCTCCTCGCCGAGGAGTACCGCGCCGAGCTCGCCATCACGGACTCCGGCTGGACCGGTATGTCCGAACTGACGCTCTCGGCGGAGCAGGTGGACCTCCTCTTCGAAGAGGACACCCTGTACGTCCCCGAGGCCTCGGAGTTGCCCGTGCACACGGGCCTCACCATCCAGTCGGAGCGGGGCAAGGCCCTCGGCCGGGTCACGGCGGAGGGCAACGTCCGGCTCGTGCGCGGCGACCGCGAGGCCTTCGGGCTGAAGGGGAGGAGCGCCGAGCAGCGGGTCGCGCTCGACCTGCTCCTCGACCCGGACGTCGGCATCGTGTCGATGGGCGGCCGCGCGGGCACCGGCAAGTCGGCGCTCGCCCTCTGCGCGGGCCTGGAGGCCGTCCTGGAGCGCAGGCAGCACCAGAAGGTGATGGTGTTCCGGCCGCTGTACGCGGTGGGCGGGCAGGAGCTCGGCTATCTGCCCGGCACCGAGGCCGAGAAGATGGGGCCCTGGGCGCAGGCGGTCTTCGACACGCTGGGTTCGGTGGCGGGCAAGGAGGTCATCGAGGAGGTCACCGCGCGCGGGATGCTCGAAGTGCTTCCGCTCACCCACATCCGCGGCCGCTCACTGCACGACGCGTTCGTGATCGTGGACGAGGCGCAATCCCTGGAACGGAACGTCCTGTTGACCGTTCTGTCCCGAATCGGGGCGAACTCCCGTGTCGTACTGACCCATGACGTGGCGCAGCGCGACAACCTCCGCGTGGGGCGGTACGACGGCGTGGTCGCCGTCGTCGAGAAGCTGAAGGGACATCCGCTGTTCGCGCACGTGACGCTCACGCGATCGGAGCGGTCGCAGATCGCGGCCCTGGTGACCGAAATGCTGGAGGACGGTCACATCTGA
- a CDS encoding transglycosylase SLT domain-containing protein gives MLEGNRVSRISVRGFAVASATAVTTVGAVVGVASGATQPSNTNDIEAAASDATLLADIPAGQQAQVQTASLTQQADAQAMAADTAAKKTAAEEARKQAAASAIEKQKAAEKAEKEEAAKKAALKKEREDKAETKASRSSARDASSFEPQSSYTVAQVQAMARQMVPGDQFQCFSNIVNHESTWNYKATNASSGAYGLVQALPGSKMASAGADWQTNPATQIKWGLNYMNDRYGSPCGAWSFWQANNWY, from the coding sequence ATGCTGGAAGGAAACCGTGTGAGCCGGATTTCGGTCCGGGGATTCGCCGTGGCTTCTGCCACCGCGGTCACCACCGTCGGCGCTGTCGTGGGTGTCGCCTCGGGCGCCACCCAGCCCTCGAACACGAACGACATCGAGGCAGCGGCAAGCGACGCGACGCTCCTCGCAGACATACCCGCGGGTCAGCAGGCCCAGGTCCAGACCGCGTCCCTGACGCAGCAGGCCGACGCGCAGGCCATGGCCGCCGACACCGCAGCGAAGAAGACCGCAGCGGAGGAGGCCCGCAAGCAGGCTGCCGCCTCGGCGATCGAGAAGCAGAAGGCCGCGGAGAAGGCGGAGAAGGAAGAGGCGGCCAAGAAGGCCGCGCTCAAGAAGGAGCGTGAGGACAAGGCCGAGACCAAGGCCAGCCGCTCCTCCGCCCGCGACGCCTCCAGCTTCGAGCCCCAGAGCTCCTACACGGTCGCTCAGGTCCAGGCGATGGCACGGCAGATGGTCCCCGGGGACCAGTTCCAGTGCTTCAGCAACATCGTCAACCACGAGTCCACGTGGAACTACAAGGCGACCAACGCCTCTTCGGGTGCCTACGGCCTCGTCCAGGCGCTGCCCGGTTCCAAGATGGCCTCGGCGGGCGCCGACTGGCAGACCAACCCGGCCACGCAGATCAAGTGGGGCCTGAACTACATGAACGACCGCTACGGAAGCCCGTGCGGAGCCTGGAGCTTCTGGCAGGCGAACAACTGGTACTAG
- a CDS encoding AI-2E family transporter has translation MSRVPGWLGRLGAGLSEMGERLNEQRRDRDADSDTDEPRDASAEDNDHVPAPPAYAPAIAARPDPVDAVPWGMRVAAEAGWRLLILAGALWVLMKVISAVQLVVLAFVAALLITALLQPTVARLRRMGLPRGLATAVTAILGFVIMGLVGWFVVWQVMENADELSRQIQDGIEDLRKWLLNSPFHVTEDQINDIAKSLRDAVGANTEELTSAGLEGVTVIVETLTGILLAMFSTLFLLYDGKRIWQWFLKLVPAQARPGIAGAGPRAWRTLTAYVRGTVIVALIDAIFIGLGIYFLGVPMAVPLAVIIFLAAFVPLVGAVVSGALAVVVALVTQGVFTAVMALVVVLAVQQIEGHILQPFILGRAVRVHPLAVILSVAAGGMIAGVGGAVVAVPLVAVTNTVVGYLRAYSREAALKQAPQPRGATAMDASPVGAARVDDARDGARDGARDDAAPTDSPPQ, from the coding sequence ATGTCGCGAGTGCCAGGGTGGCTCGGCCGGCTCGGCGCCGGACTGAGCGAGATGGGCGAGCGGTTGAACGAGCAGCGCCGCGACAGGGACGCCGACTCGGACACCGACGAGCCGAGAGACGCCTCCGCGGAGGACAACGACCACGTGCCCGCGCCTCCGGCGTACGCACCGGCCATAGCGGCCAGACCCGACCCCGTGGACGCCGTGCCCTGGGGCATGCGCGTCGCCGCCGAGGCCGGCTGGCGGCTCCTGATCCTCGCGGGTGCCCTCTGGGTCCTCATGAAGGTCATCAGCGCGGTGCAGCTCGTGGTGCTCGCGTTCGTGGCCGCCCTGCTGATCACCGCGCTGCTGCAGCCCACCGTGGCCCGGCTCAGGAGAATGGGTCTGCCGCGCGGTCTCGCGACGGCGGTCACCGCGATCCTCGGCTTCGTCATCATGGGCCTGGTCGGCTGGTTCGTCGTGTGGCAGGTCATGGAGAACGCCGACGAACTGTCGCGGCAGATCCAGGACGGCATCGAGGATCTGCGCAAGTGGCTCCTCAACAGCCCGTTCCACGTGACCGAGGACCAGATCAACGACATCGCCAAGAGCCTGCGGGACGCGGTCGGCGCCAACACGGAGGAGCTCACCTCCGCGGGCCTCGAAGGCGTCACGGTCATCGTGGAGACACTGACCGGCATCCTGCTCGCGATGTTCTCGACGCTCTTCCTGCTCTACGACGGCAAGCGCATCTGGCAGTGGTTCCTGAAGCTCGTCCCCGCCCAGGCGCGGCCCGGCATCGCGGGTGCGGGGCCGCGGGCGTGGCGCACCCTCACCGCGTACGTGCGCGGCACGGTGATAGTCGCTCTCATCGACGCCATCTTCATCGGCCTCGGCATCTACTTCCTCGGCGTACCGATGGCGGTGCCGCTCGCGGTCATCATCTTCCTCGCCGCGTTCGTGCCACTGGTCGGTGCCGTGGTCTCCGGCGCCCTCGCGGTCGTCGTCGCGCTGGTCACGCAGGGCGTGTTCACCGCGGTGATGGCGCTCGTGGTGGTCCTCGCGGTGCAGCAGATCGAGGGGCACATCCTGCAGCCGTTCATCCTCGGCCGCGCGGTGCGGGTGCACCCGCTGGCGGTGATCCTCTCGGTCGCCGCGGGCGGCATGATCGCCGGCGTCGGCGGGGCGGTCGTGGCGGTGCCGCTGGTGGCCGTCACGAACACGGTCGTCGGCTATCTGCGGGCGTACTCCCGCGAGGCCGCGCTCAAGCAGGCGCCGCAGCCGCGGGGCGCGACCGCGATGGACGCGTCGCCGGTGGGCGCGGCGCGGGTGGACGACGCGCGGGATGGCGCCCGGGACGGTGCCCGGGACGACGCGGCGCCGACGGACTCGCCGCCGCAGTAG
- a CDS encoding alkyl hydroperoxide reductase: protein MALDELKSAVPDYAKDLKLNLGSVIGNSDLPQQQLWGSVLACAIASRSPKVLRELEPEAKANLSPEAYTAAKSAAAVMAMNNVFYRTRHLLSDPEYGTMRAGLRMNVIGNPGVEKVDFELWSLAVSAINGCGQCLDSHEQVLRKAGVDRDTIQEAFKIAAVIQAVGVTLDSEDVLA, encoded by the coding sequence ATGGCACTCGACGAACTGAAGTCCGCCGTACCGGACTACGCCAAGGACCTGAAGCTGAACCTCGGCTCGGTCATCGGCAACTCGGACCTGCCGCAGCAGCAGCTGTGGGGCAGCGTGCTGGCCTGCGCCATCGCGTCCCGCTCCCCGAAGGTGCTGCGCGAGCTGGAGCCCGAGGCGAAGGCGAACCTCTCCCCCGAGGCGTACACGGCCGCCAAGTCGGCCGCCGCCGTCATGGCGATGAACAACGTCTTCTACCGCACGCGTCACCTGCTCTCCGACCCGGAGTACGGGACGATGCGCGCCGGTCTGCGGATGAACGTCATCGGCAACCCGGGTGTCGAGAAGGTCGACTTCGAGCTGTGGTCCCTCGCGGTCTCCGCGATCAACGGCTGCGGTCAGTGCCTGGACTCGCACGAGCAGGTCCTGCGCAAGGCCGGGGTCGACCGCGATACGATCCAGGAAGCCTTCAAGATCGCCGCGGTCATCCAGGCGGTCGGTGTCACGCTGGACTCCGAGGACGTCCTCGCGTAA
- a CDS encoding peroxiredoxin yields the protein MLTVGDKFPEFDLTACVSLEQGKEFEQINHKTYEGKWKIVFAWPKDFTFVCPTEIAAFGKLNDEFADRDAQILGFSGDSEFVHHAWRKDHPDLTDLPFPMLADSKHELMRDLGIEGEDGFAQRAVFIVDQNNEIQFTMVTAGSVGRNPKEVLRVLDALQTDELCPCNWSKGDETLDPVALLSGE from the coding sequence GTGCTCACTGTCGGTGACAAGTTCCCCGAGTTCGACCTGACTGCCTGTGTCTCGCTGGAGCAGGGCAAGGAGTTCGAGCAGATCAACCACAAGACCTACGAGGGCAAGTGGAAGATCGTCTTCGCGTGGCCCAAGGACTTCACCTTCGTGTGCCCGACCGAGATCGCCGCGTTCGGCAAGCTGAACGACGAGTTCGCCGACCGTGACGCCCAGATCCTCGGCTTCTCCGGCGACTCCGAGTTCGTGCACCACGCCTGGCGCAAGGACCACCCGGACCTGACGGACCTGCCCTTCCCGATGCTGGCCGACTCGAAGCACGAGCTCATGCGTGACCTCGGCATCGAGGGCGAGGACGGCTTCGCGCAGCGCGCCGTCTTCATCGTCGACCAGAACAACGAGATCCAGTTCACGATGGTGACCGCCGGTTCCGTGGGCCGTAACCCCAAGGAGGTCCTGCGGGTCCTCGACGCCCTGCAGACCGACGAGCTGTGCCCCTGCAACTGGAGCAAGGGCGACGAGACCCTCGACCCGGTCGCGCTGCTCTCCGGCGAGTGA